Proteins from a genomic interval of Quercus lobata isolate SW786 chromosome 11, ValleyOak3.0 Primary Assembly, whole genome shotgun sequence:
- the LOC115966557 gene encoding LOW QUALITY PROTEIN: probable inactive receptor kinase At2g26730 (The sequence of the model RefSeq protein was modified relative to this genomic sequence to represent the inferred CDS: inserted 2 bases in 1 codon; substituted 1 base at 1 genomic stop codon) translates to MGSAQFLEQILIVTVFLLLYRNVLGQGGTPSVDPDEKNALYVLKSIFNDSILNESWKGDPCDLAYPWYGIQCSTKGHIIGIELNDMGLSWKVDVNEFMNFPKLIILSFQNNSLWGNVMNFSFNHKMKIINLSGNNFNQSSILFFNVSNNSLTGSIPKTQTLQSFGSDSYSGNPGLYGPPLTATSRSINGTGEPTSGNSPPNSNGDIFKNIFLVFVVLLLVAVILLLILYCQKAQMVKKILNXKQTNXEEAGEVEKIIEAAERSIVVAAEESRNLVFMEDEPAFEIRDVLRASAEGLGSGIFGNSYKANVSGGPSVVVKRLRDLKPLTSEEFKKQLRMIGDMKHPNLLPLLAYYYSNEEKFLLYNYAAKGNLFDRIRGEERGGDRIPFRWDARLSVARALEYLHLNTKSQSIVPHGNLKSSNTLFDENDKVLVSDYGLASLLALPIAIQHMVSYKSPEYRNKRKVSKQSDVWSYGCLLLELFAPQSPTLLTRKISARTTPPGVNGIVDLSNWVHRALREEWTTKVFDLKISMQRNAVPRMLRLLQIAMQCCDNTPKEHPEMTQVAREVENIKVPESRDENDGLLDRSFEDGSLSTSGTREEK, encoded by the exons ATGGGTTCTGCTCAATTTCTCGAACAGATTCTTATAGTCACAGTTTTTCTATTGCTATACAGAAACGTTCTAGGCCAAGGAGGGACTCCATCTGTTGATCCTGATGAGAAGAATGCCCTTTATGTTCTCAAGTCTATATTTAACGACTCTATTCTAAATGAAAGCTGGAAGGGTGATCCTTGCGATCTTGCTTACCCTTGGTATGGCATTCAGTGTTCCACTAAGGGTCATATTATTGGAATAGAGTTGAACGATATGGGGCTAAGCTGGAAAGTCGATGTTAATGAATTCATGAACTTCCCTAAGTTGATTATCCTTAGCTTCCAGAACAATTCTCTATGGGGAAATGTAATGAATTTCTCCTTCAATCACAAGATGAAGATTATTAATCTATCAGGCAACAA CTTTAACCAATCTAGCATACTATTTTTCAATGTCTCAAACAACAGTCTCACTGGTTCAATCCCAAAAACTCAAACTCTCCAATCATTTGGCTCTGATTCATATTCTGGTAATCCTGGGTTGTATGGTCCACCCTTAACGGCTACCAGCCGCTCTATAAATGGCACGGGAGAGCCAACTTCTGGAAATTCTCCCCCAAACTCAAATGGAGATATCTTTAAGAATATCTTTCTTGTTTTCGTTGTTCTCCTTCTAGTAGCTGTGATTTTACTACTAATTCTGTACTGCCAAAAAGCTCAGATGGTAAAAAAGATATTGAA GAAGCAAACAAATTAAGAAGAAGCCGGGGAAGTTGAAAAGATTATAGAGGCAGCAGAGAGGAGCATTGTTGTGGCAGCTGAAGAGAGCAGGAACCTCGTATTCATGGAGGATGAACCGGCTTTTGAAATCCGTGATGTTCTAAGAGCTTCTGCTGAGGGATTGGGCAGTG GGATTTTCGGGAATAGTTATAAGGCTAACGTAAGTGGTGGACCAAGCGTTGTGGTGAAGAGGCTAAGGGATTTGAAACCACTAACTAGTGAGGAATTCAAAAAGCAATTGCGAATGATTGGAGATATGAAGCACCCAAATCTGCTTCCCCTCCTTGCCTACTACTACTCCAACGAGGAGAAGTTTTTGTTGTATAACTACGCAGCGAAAGGAAATTTGTTTGATCGCATACGTGGTGA AGAGAGAGGTGGAGATCGAATTCCATTCAGATGGGATGCGAGATTATCAGTTGCTCGAGCCTTGGAATATCTGCACCTCAACACCAAGAGCCAAAGCATAGTTCCCCATGGCAACTTGAAATCATCGAATACTCTGTTCGATGAAAATGACAAGGTTCTCGTTTCTGACTACGGCCTTGCTTCACTACTTGCACTTCCCATTGCAATTCAACATATGGTATCATACAAATCACCTGAatatagaaacaaaagaaaagtttcaAAACAATCTGATGTTTGGAGTTATGGCTGCCTCCTTTTAGAACTATTT gctccacaaagcccaacactATTGACAAGAAAGATCTCAGCAAGGACAACTCCACCGGGTGTCAATGGCATCGTGGATCTCAGTAATTGGGTTCATCGTGCTCTCAGGGAAGAATGGACAACTAAAGTATTTGACCTCAAGATATCTATGCAAAGAAACGCAGTTCCAAGGATGCTAAGACTTCTACAAATTGCAATGCAGTGCTGTGATAATACACCAAAGGAGCATCCTGAGATGACACAAGTGGCGAGAGAGGTAGAAAATATTAAGGTTCCTGAATCAAGGGATGAAAATGACGGATTGTTGGATCGGTCATTCGAAGATGGTTCTTTATCAACCTCTGGAACTAGAGAAGAGAAATGA